Genomic window ([Empedobacter] haloabium):
CCTTGGCGCCGATCAGTGTGTTCATCAGGGTCGACTTGCCCACGTTGGGGCGGCCGACGATGGCGATATAACCGCAGCGGAAGGCGGTGGCGGGTGCGTCTGTCATGATTGAATCTCGGTTATTTGTTGGCGAGCTTGGGGTCCGCCGGCTGGTCGTTCTGGACCGTGGCGATGCCCGCCAGCTTCAGCTGGGCGGCGCGCGGCTTCGATTTGCGGGCCGCCGGCGGCGCCTTCAGCAGCGCCTGCTCGGCCACCTCCAGCGCCAGCTTGGCCGCGGCCTGCTCGCCGGCACGGCGGCTGCCGCCGCGGCCATACACCTGGATGCCCAGCTTGGGCACCAGGCATTCGATCTCGAATTCCTGGCTGTGCGCGGCGCCGTGCGTGGCTACCACATTGTACAGCGGCAGGGAAATTTTCTTACTCTGCAGGAACTCCTGCAGCAGGGTCTTGGCATCCTTGCCCAAGGTGCGCGGGTCGACGGAGTCCAGGATCGGGATGTAGAAGGCACGGATCACGGTGGCGGCGGCGTCGAAGCCGGCGTCCAGGAAGATCGCGCCCAGCAGCGCTTCGAGGGTGTCCGCCAGGATCGACGGCCGGCGGAAGCCGCCCGACTTCAGCTCGCCCTCGCCCAGGCGCAGGAATTGCGACAGGTCCAGCTTCTGGGCGATTTCGTACAGCGACTGCTGCTTGACGAGGTTGGCACGCAGGCGCGACAGGTCGCCCTCGTCGATGGCAAGGTAACGCTCGTACAGGATCGACGCGACCACGCAGTTCAGGATCGAGTCGCCCAGGAATTCCAGGCGTTCGTTATGCAGACTGCTGTGGCTGCGATGCGTCAGGGCCTGCTGAAGCAAGCCGGCATCCTTGAACGTGTGGCCCAGCCGGGTCTGCAATAACTGTAAATTCATCGTCTGGTGGTTTCCTGTCATTTCTTGGCGGTCGAGCCGCTGTATTCGAGCAGCAGGCTGGCCGGGCCGGCCAGGTGGATCTTGCGCTCGTAGGCGAAAGACACCTGCTGCTCACCGTCCACGCGCTCGATTTCCAGGTCGCGGCCGCTGATGGACGTAATGTAACCGGCCTCGGCTGCACGGTCGAACGCGGCGCGGATCTCCTGCGGCGTGCCGCCGGCGGCCTTGGCCTTGACGATGGCGGACGAGACGGCGCGGTATTCCGAGTACGCCGGTATGATCTGCATGGCCAGCAGCCCCAGCACACCCAGCAGCGCCAGCACGACGATCAGGCCGGTGAGGGAAATGCCGCGCTGTCCGGTCGTCCGCATCGCGGCTCCTTACTGAATGCCGCCGATGCGGCGCATGTTCGAGAAGTTCATCCACACGGCCACGGCCTTGCCGACGATGTTCTTGTCGGGCACGAAGCCCCAGTAACGGCTGTCGGCACTATTGTCGCGGTTGTCGCCCATCATGAAATAGTTCCCGGCTGGCACTACGCAGGTAAATCCTTCCGTCGTGTACGTGCAGGCTTCCTTGTTCGGGAAGTCGCGCACGTCGCCCAGGTTCAGGGTCGGCGCCCGGTCGTCGTTCAGGATGCGGTGCGACACGCCCGTCAGGTTCTCCTGGAACTGTTTCTTGTAGACCAGGCTTTCGTCGTCCAGGTAGTCATCCTGCGCCGTGTAGCTGACCGGCTTGCCGTTCACCGTCAGTTTCTTGCCTTCGTAAGTGATCTTATCACCCGGCACGCCGACGACGCGCTTGATGTAGTCCTGGCTCATGTCCATCGGGTACTTGAACACCATCACGTCGCCGCGCTGCGGATCGTTGATCTGGATGACCTTCTGGTTGATGATGGGCAGGCGTATGCCGTAGGTGAACTTGTTCACCAGGATCAGGTCGCCCACCAACAGGGTCGGCACCATCGACGACGACGGAATCTTGAACGGCTCGAACAGGAAGGAACGCAGCACGAACACCAGGGCAATGACGGGGAAGAAGCTGCCCGAGTACTCGATCCAGGTCGGCTGGCGCAGGTGTTCCGCTTCCAGCTTCTCGCGCGCGTTCAGTTGGCTGTCGAGGCGGATGCCGTCGGCCGTCAGCTTGGCCGTGCGGGCGTCGTATTCGGCCAGCGCCTTGTCGGCCGCGGCGCGGCGCTGCTTCGACAGTACGAACACGTCCAGGACCCAGATGATCCCCGTGACCACCATCAGCACGAACAGGATCAGCGCGAAATTGCCCAGGATGCTTTGCATTGTCATTTCTCTTCCACTTGGAGGATTGCCAGGAATGCTTCTTGCGGGATCTCGACGGAACCCACCTGCTTCATGCGCTTCTTGCCGGCCTTCTGCTTCTCCAGCAGTTTCTTCTTACGGGAGATGTCGCCGCCGTAGCACTTGGCCAGCACGTTCTTGCGCATCGCCTTGACGTTCTCGCGCGAGATGATGTTCGAGCCGATCGCGGCCTGGATCGCCACGTCGAACATCTGGCGCGGGATCAGCTCGCGCATCTTGGCCGCCACGGCGCGGCCGCGGTAAGGCGCATTGCTGCGGTGGCAGATCATCGCCAGCGCGTCGACCTTCTCGCTGTTGATCAGCATGTCGACCTTGACGACGTCCGCCGCGCGGTGTTCCTTGAACTCGTAATCCATCGACGCATAGCCGCGCGAGGTGGACTTGAGCTTGTCGAAGAAGTCCAGCACGATCTCGGCCATCGGCATCTCATAGATCAGCTTGACCTGGCGGCCGTGGTAGGCCATGTCCATCTGAACGCCGCGCTTGGCGATGCACAGCGTGATGACGGAGCCCACGTATTCCTGTGGCATGTACAGGTTGACCGTGACGATCGGCTCGCGCACCTCGTTGATGTGCGACGGGTCCGGCATGCGCGACGGGTTGTCCACGTGCATGACGGTGCCGTCGCGGCGCTCGACCTCGTACACGACGGTCGGTGCCGTCGTGATCAGGTCCATGTCGAATTCGCGCTCCAGCCGTTCCTGCACGATTTCCATGTGCAACAGGCCCAGGAAGCC
Coding sequences:
- the rnc gene encoding ribonuclease III — translated: MNLQLLQTRLGHTFKDAGLLQQALTHRSHSSLHNERLEFLGDSILNCVVASILYERYLAIDEGDLSRLRANLVKQQSLYEIAQKLDLSQFLRLGEGELKSGGFRRPSILADTLEALLGAIFLDAGFDAAATVIRAFYIPILDSVDPRTLGKDAKTLLQEFLQSKKISLPLYNVVATHGAAHSQEFEIECLVPKLGIQVYGRGGSRRAGEQAAAKLALEVAEQALLKAPPAARKSKPRAAQLKLAGIATVQNDQPADPKLANK
- a CDS encoding DUF4845 domain-containing protein; amino-acid sequence: MRTTGQRGISLTGLIVVLALLGVLGLLAMQIIPAYSEYRAVSSAIVKAKAAGGTPQEIRAAFDRAAEAGYITSISGRDLEIERVDGEQQVSFAYERKIHLAGPASLLLEYSGSTAKK
- the lepB gene encoding signal peptidase I, translated to MTMQSILGNFALILFVLMVVTGIIWVLDVFVLSKQRRAAADKALAEYDARTAKLTADGIRLDSQLNAREKLEAEHLRQPTWIEYSGSFFPVIALVFVLRSFLFEPFKIPSSSMVPTLLVGDLILVNKFTYGIRLPIINQKVIQINDPQRGDVMVFKYPMDMSQDYIKRVVGVPGDKITYEGKKLTVNGKPVSYTAQDDYLDDESLVYKKQFQENLTGVSHRILNDDRAPTLNLGDVRDFPNKEACTYTTEGFTCVVPAGNYFMMGDNRDNSADSRYWGFVPDKNIVGKAVAVWMNFSNMRRIGGIQ